In one Gimesia sp. genomic region, the following are encoded:
- a CDS encoding alpha/beta hydrolase encodes MRITRSLLLIQTVICLIGLDLQAEPAPPLRKPDLVVPLWQGEPPLFQSDAPAEIFDPRGKFTNVTRPEIAVFSPNPDRNRGMAIIVCAGGGYGSLDWKTHVIYAADVFNPKGVTIIGLKYRTRPPFKGTNSEIQALTLLDAKRAVRLVRHRAKAWNINPRQIGIAGYSAGGNLAMNLAANFDAGTPDATDPIERESSRPDFAIGLATWHWRQKESPFQFSRNTPPVFLVHATNDGIKGGAPIELPREITADLQKLNVPVKLAVFDVGAHGVGNLIPRRVKRGFPPRKMAGSLPRLVSAHFQALILLSTARARFRDSWPTPNTAGDRPGLSPTDRD; translated from the coding sequence ATGCGGATAACCAGATCACTGCTGCTCATCCAGACCGTTATCTGCCTCATTGGTCTGGATCTGCAGGCAGAACCTGCTCCCCCACTCCGCAAACCCGATCTGGTTGTCCCCCTCTGGCAGGGAGAACCGCCTCTGTTCCAATCAGATGCCCCCGCCGAAATCTTCGATCCGCGAGGCAAATTCACCAATGTCACGCGTCCCGAAATTGCAGTCTTTTCGCCCAATCCTGACAGGAATAGAGGGATGGCCATCATCGTCTGTGCCGGCGGAGGCTACGGTTCACTGGACTGGAAAACGCACGTCATCTACGCGGCTGACGTCTTCAATCCGAAAGGCGTCACCATCATCGGTCTGAAATACCGGACCCGTCCCCCTTTCAAGGGGACGAACTCCGAAATTCAGGCTCTGACTCTGCTCGATGCGAAGCGGGCCGTCCGCCTGGTGCGGCACCGTGCCAAAGCATGGAACATCAACCCACGACAGATCGGCATCGCCGGTTATTCAGCGGGCGGCAACCTGGCGATGAACCTGGCAGCGAACTTCGATGCCGGTACTCCCGACGCCACCGATCCCATCGAGCGGGAAAGCAGTCGTCCCGACTTCGCCATCGGCCTGGCCACCTGGCACTGGCGCCAGAAAGAATCACCCTTTCAATTTTCCAGGAATACGCCGCCGGTCTTCCTCGTCCATGCCACCAATGACGGCATCAAGGGAGGCGCCCCGATCGAACTGCCCCGTGAAATCACAGCCGACCTCCAGAAGTTAAACGTCCCCGTCAAACTAGCGGTCTTCGACGTCGGCGCTCACGGTGTCGGCAATCTGATCCCCCGGCGCGTCAAACGCGGCTTCCCCCCCCGCAAAATGGCCGGATCTCTTCCTCGACTGGTATCAGCGCATTTCCAGGCACTGATATTGTTATCAACTGCCCGCGCACGGTTCAGGGACTCGTGGCCCACCCCAAATACTGCTGGAGATCGGCCTGGGCTTTCGCCGACAGATCGTGATTGA
- a CDS encoding aldo/keto reductase: protein MQKRTLGSNLEVSALGLGCMGLSFGYGPAVEDQDGINLLRAAVDKGVTFFDTAEVYGAFTNEELLGKALSPVREQVVIATKFGFAIDDQGVQTGLDSRPAHIRDVVEASLKRLQTDYIDLLYQHRVDPEVPIEEVAGTVKELIAEGKVKHFGLSEAGVDVIRRAHAVQPVAALQSEYSLWWREPEEAILPTLEELGIGFVPFSPLGKGFLTGKIDESTTFASGDFRNKVPRFAEENRKANMALVDLLGQIAQRKQATPAQIALAWILVQKPWIVPIPGTTKLHRLEENIAAADIELTAGDLAEIDSALAEIDVLGERYPEAAMKMINR, encoded by the coding sequence ATGCAGAAACGCACACTCGGCAGTAATCTTGAAGTCTCCGCCCTGGGACTGGGCTGCATGGGCCTCAGCTTTGGCTACGGTCCCGCCGTCGAAGACCAGGATGGCATCAACCTGCTGCGAGCCGCCGTCGATAAAGGCGTCACCTTCTTCGACACCGCCGAAGTCTACGGCGCCTTCACCAACGAGGAACTCCTCGGCAAGGCCCTCTCCCCCGTCCGCGAACAGGTCGTCATCGCCACCAAGTTCGGCTTCGCCATCGACGACCAGGGCGTACAGACCGGCCTCGACAGCCGCCCCGCACACATTCGAGACGTCGTCGAAGCTTCGCTCAAACGCCTGCAGACCGACTATATCGACCTGCTCTATCAGCACCGCGTCGATCCGGAGGTCCCCATCGAGGAAGTCGCCGGCACCGTCAAAGAACTCATCGCGGAAGGCAAAGTCAAACACTTCGGTCTCTCGGAAGCAGGCGTCGATGTCATCCGCCGCGCCCACGCCGTCCAGCCGGTCGCCGCCCTGCAGAGTGAATACTCCCTCTGGTGGCGCGAACCCGAAGAAGCCATCCTCCCCACCCTCGAAGAGCTGGGCATCGGCTTCGTCCCCTTCAGCCCCCTGGGCAAAGGATTCCTCACCGGCAAGATTGACGAATCAACCACCTTTGCCAGCGGTGACTTCCGTAACAAGGTCCCCCGCTTCGCCGAAGAGAACCGCAAAGCGAACATGGCACTCGTCGACCTGTTGGGCCAGATCGCCCAGCGGAAACAGGCCACTCCGGCTCAAATCGCCCTGGCCTGGATCCTGGTTCAGAAACCGTGGATCGTCCCCATCCCGGGCACGACTAAATTGCACCGGCTCGAGGAAAACATCGCTGCTGCCGACATCGAACTTACAGCCGGCGATCTCGCCGAAATCGACAGCGCCCTCGCTGAGATCGATGTCTTAGGCGAACGCTACCCCGAAGCGGCCATGAAAATGATCAATCGTTGA
- the glpQ gene encoding glycerophosphodiester phosphodiesterase, with the protein MKAVCFCLALLMISGSLWADEHHVFAHRGASGYLPEHSLPAKAMAYAQGADFLEQDVVLTKDNVPLVLHDTHLDGITNVADKFPERKRADGRYYAIDFTLAEIKQLNATQRFKRKTGKPVYAERFPLDGYTYQLHTLEEELRFIQGLNLSTGRNVGLFTEVKKPRFHQQEGRDIAKAVFDVLTRYGYGTDEKSACWVQCFELETLKRFRKEFGWKGHLMMIYSGGKPGPDGSDYDALATAAGLKQLSETVDGVFPNLPRVVTWDESGEAKCSDFTKAAHAAGLRVVTGVVRSDDLPKNCPSVAALHEALFNQADVDDVCTDFPDLSVQWLKAQQAD; encoded by the coding sequence ATGAAAGCTGTCTGTTTCTGTCTTGCTCTGTTAATGATTTCCGGTTCGCTGTGGGCCGATGAACATCATGTGTTTGCCCACCGCGGTGCCAGCGGTTATCTACCGGAGCACAGTTTGCCTGCGAAGGCGATGGCTTATGCCCAGGGAGCGGATTTCCTGGAGCAGGATGTTGTGCTCACGAAGGATAATGTGCCGCTGGTGTTGCACGATACTCATCTGGATGGGATTACGAATGTGGCCGATAAGTTTCCGGAACGGAAGCGAGCAGACGGACGTTACTATGCCATCGATTTCACGCTGGCCGAGATTAAGCAGCTCAACGCCACCCAGCGTTTCAAACGCAAGACCGGCAAGCCTGTGTATGCAGAGAGGTTTCCCTTGGACGGGTATACTTATCAACTGCATACGCTGGAGGAAGAGCTTCGTTTCATCCAGGGATTGAATTTGAGCACGGGCCGGAATGTGGGGCTGTTCACCGAAGTCAAGAAGCCGCGCTTTCATCAGCAAGAGGGGCGTGATATCGCGAAAGCGGTGTTTGATGTACTGACCCGCTACGGCTATGGGACGGATGAAAAATCTGCCTGCTGGGTTCAGTGTTTCGAACTGGAGACCCTGAAACGGTTCCGTAAGGAGTTCGGCTGGAAGGGGCACCTGATGATGATCTATTCCGGCGGCAAGCCCGGGCCGGATGGTTCTGATTACGATGCACTAGCCACGGCTGCAGGTCTCAAACAATTGTCGGAAACTGTAGATGGCGTTTTTCCGAATCTGCCACGGGTGGTTACCTGGGATGAAAGTGGAGAGGCAAAGTGTAGCGATTTCACAAAGGCGGCTCACGCTGCAGGGTTGCGTGTGGTTACGGGGGTTGTCAGAAGCGATGATCTGCCGAAGAACTGTCCTTCGGTGGCGGCGCTGCATGAGGCGTTATTCAACCAGGCCGACGTTGACGATGTCTGCACGGACTTTCCTGATCTGAGTGTGCAGTGGTTGAAAGCACAGCAGGCTGATTGA
- a CDS encoding PEGA domain-containing protein, whose amino-acid sequence MPRFRFASVDVKRGSLFALLLLLAAVQTGCVHRRMTIRSVPSGALVKVDGEEIGYTPVSMDFTYYGTREITLTKDGYETQSVMQKVRTPWYQWMPLDAVTDNLLPFEVTNRHEFTYQLQPKVVVPTEELLNRGNMLRSETQIGQ is encoded by the coding sequence GTGCCGCGATTCAGATTTGCATCGGTTGATGTGAAGCGTGGATCGCTGTTTGCGCTGTTACTGCTGCTGGCAGCGGTGCAGACCGGGTGCGTGCATCGCCGGATGACAATTCGTTCGGTTCCGTCCGGGGCGCTGGTCAAAGTGGACGGGGAAGAAATCGGTTATACGCCGGTCTCGATGGATTTTACCTATTACGGGACTCGCGAAATCACGCTGACCAAAGATGGCTACGAAACGCAGTCGGTGATGCAGAAGGTGCGGACGCCCTGGTATCAGTGGATGCCACTAGATGCAGTGACGGATAACCTGCTGCCCTTTGAAGTCACGAACCGGCATGAGTTCACTTATCAGCTGCAGCCCAAAGTGGTGGTGCCGACCGAAGAGTTGTTGAACCGCGGTAACATGTTGCGCAGCGAAACCCAGATCGGTCAGTGA
- a CDS encoding alpha/beta fold hydrolase — MQHCLRLSWIPLLIALLAPPGHAAEPSPHKPVPLDIEFTARSDQTTQRYVLLLPDQFSPEKTHSLLIALHGHGSDRWQFVKDPRGECRAARDIARKYNLIYVSPDYRARTSWMGPKAEADLQQIIEELKSKYQIDQVFLCGGSMGGSSSLTFAALHPELIAGVAAMNPTANHLEYNNFQPAIQASFGGTKQQIPEEFKKRSAEYWPENLTMPLSISVGGKDTSVPPDSARRLINILKHLNREVLLIDRPHEGHKTSYDDGRAILEFVIQRAISKKDKPAQ, encoded by the coding sequence ATGCAACACTGCCTCAGACTATCGTGGATCCCCCTGCTCATCGCCTTGCTCGCCCCCCCGGGCCATGCCGCTGAACCGTCTCCGCATAAACCAGTGCCCCTCGACATTGAATTCACCGCCCGTAGTGACCAGACAACACAGCGCTACGTCCTGCTGCTGCCGGATCAGTTCTCACCGGAAAAGACCCACTCGCTGCTCATCGCCCTGCACGGACACGGTTCCGACCGCTGGCAGTTCGTCAAAGATCCCCGGGGCGAATGCCGGGCGGCTCGCGACATCGCCCGCAAGTATAACCTGATTTACGTCTCCCCCGATTACCGAGCCCGCACCTCCTGGATGGGGCCCAAGGCAGAAGCCGACCTGCAACAGATCATCGAGGAATTAAAGTCGAAATATCAAATCGACCAGGTCTTTCTCTGTGGCGGTTCGATGGGAGGCTCATCCAGCCTGACCTTCGCGGCCCTGCATCCGGAACTTATCGCCGGCGTCGCCGCCATGAACCCCACCGCCAACCATCTGGAGTACAACAATTTTCAGCCCGCCATCCAGGCCTCCTTCGGGGGCACCAAACAACAGATCCCGGAAGAATTTAAAAAGCGGAGTGCCGAATACTGGCCCGAAAATTTGACGATGCCCCTCAGTATCTCGGTCGGCGGAAAGGACACCAGCGTCCCTCCAGACAGTGCCCGCCGACTGATCAATATCTTGAAACATCTTAACCGAGAAGTCCTGCTGATCGACCGTCCGCACGAAGGCCACAAGACCAGCTATGACGACGGCCGCGCGATCCTGGAATTCGTCATCCAGCGGGCCATTAGCAAGAAAGACAAACCGGCGCAATAA
- a CDS encoding sodium/solute symporter (Members of the Solute:Sodium Symporter (SSS), TC 2.A.21 as described in tcdb.org, catalyze solute:Na+ symport. Known solutes for members of the family include sugars, amino acids, nucleosides, inositols, vitamins, urea or anions, depending on the system.): MTGLDWFIVFLLNGAVIAFGFYLARSTKSSSDWFLGGRSLPWWGLGLSIFATSVDNADAVSLTGYAFNHGMHIITAFTLASVCGAVLASFVVVPVLYRGGFYTNAEYLETRFGKSIRVFSALIQIQYRTSMLGLMIWSIYLMLQGILDFTPTQCWTLIALLVIFTAAYTTWGGLTSVVWTDALQSLIMMAGGITIFYAVWSATGGWSTMVDNLSQSTDASKQPLINWLHIGQFQDAKSTSPYLIVMGWTIIGMGYYTVNHTQTMRLMGARSLWDMKMAALFGCLLIMPIMIGTTLMGVMGRVLVPEFTPQDADRLLPYYANQYLAPGFKGLVVAGILSAAISTFDSIGSALSALFTRDIYARWIKTDATEAHYLKATRWATIGILLMGFLYIPFIARYDNMIQAFRTLIPVFVTPLFTVYIVGVLTRVPRQSGLVGLCAGSLYGLIGFIDRVLVKEQLFSPWLTEVWYAFPCSMIITTLAMLAATLKWGWLKPDQQLELQTPASPEKHNWLSESRQELLAVKESPFYRPVPQYLNPNWYAILLIAFSCWIIFGLFW, from the coding sequence ATGACGGGACTGGACTGGTTCATTGTCTTTTTACTGAATGGCGCGGTGATCGCCTTTGGCTTTTACCTCGCCCGCAGTACGAAATCCAGCAGCGACTGGTTTCTCGGCGGACGCTCGCTCCCCTGGTGGGGGCTGGGTCTTTCGATCTTTGCCACCAGTGTCGACAATGCCGACGCTGTCTCCCTCACCGGTTACGCCTTTAACCACGGCATGCACATCATCACCGCTTTTACCCTCGCCAGTGTCTGCGGTGCGGTCTTGGCCTCATTCGTCGTGGTCCCGGTTCTCTATCGCGGCGGCTTCTACACCAACGCCGAATACCTGGAAACCCGCTTCGGTAAATCCATCCGCGTCTTCAGCGCCCTGATTCAGATCCAGTACCGCACCAGTATGCTCGGCCTGATGATCTGGTCTATTTATCTCATGCTGCAGGGCATCCTTGATTTCACTCCCACGCAATGCTGGACGCTCATCGCGCTACTGGTCATCTTCACCGCCGCCTATACCACCTGGGGCGGACTCACCTCTGTCGTCTGGACCGATGCCCTGCAGAGCCTGATCATGATGGCCGGCGGCATCACCATATTCTACGCCGTCTGGTCCGCCACCGGGGGCTGGTCGACGATGGTCGACAACCTCTCGCAATCCACCGACGCCAGCAAACAACCGTTGATCAACTGGCTGCACATCGGCCAGTTCCAGGATGCCAAATCCACCTCCCCCTATCTGATCGTCATGGGCTGGACCATCATCGGCATGGGTTACTACACCGTCAATCACACGCAAACCATGCGGCTCATGGGAGCCCGCTCACTCTGGGATATGAAAATGGCCGCCCTCTTCGGCTGCCTGTTGATCATGCCCATCATGATCGGCACCACCCTGATGGGCGTCATGGGCCGCGTCCTGGTTCCCGAGTTCACGCCTCAGGATGCCGATCGGTTATTACCATATTATGCCAACCAGTATCTCGCTCCCGGTTTTAAGGGACTCGTCGTTGCCGGTATCCTTTCCGCTGCCATCAGTACTTTCGATTCCATCGGCTCCGCCCTTTCGGCTCTGTTCACCCGCGATATTTACGCCCGCTGGATCAAAACCGATGCCACGGAAGCGCATTACCTGAAAGCCACCCGCTGGGCAACCATCGGCATTCTGCTGATGGGCTTCCTCTACATCCCTTTCATCGCCCGTTACGACAATATGATTCAGGCCTTCCGCACATTGATTCCTGTTTTTGTAACACCATTATTTACCGTTTATATCGTAGGCGTTCTGACCCGCGTCCCGCGTCAAAGTGGCCTGGTCGGCCTCTGTGCCGGCTCCCTGTACGGACTGATTGGCTTCATCGACCGCGTCCTGGTCAAAGAGCAGCTTTTCAGCCCCTGGCTGACGGAGGTCTGGTACGCCTTCCCCTGCTCAATGATTATCACCACACTCGCCATGCTCGCCGCCACCCTCAAATGGGGTTGGCTCAAGCCGGATCAGCAACTGGAACTGCAGACACCCGCCTCACCGGAAAAACATAACTGGCTCTCCGAAAGCCGCCAGGAACTGCTGGCCGTCAAAGAGTCACCCTTTTATAGGCCGGTTCCCCAATACCTCAACCCCAACTGGTACGCGATTCTATTAATCGCCTTCTCCTGCTGGATCATATTTGGACTCTTCTGGTAA
- a CDS encoding succinylglutamate desuccinylase/aspartoacylase family protein yields the protein MTQTPIRTKIDFEQPGTQWSTLNIPFSYNMSGWSQLQIPIATMANGEGPTVLLMAGNHGDEYPGPIAIMKLMKTLQLEQISGRIIFIPAINIPAAKAATRLSPLDGKNLNRCFPGNAEGTVTEIMAHYLTTEIFPRVDVVIDLHTGGRGVYFYPCAHLHLVDDLKQRRRMAQATLAYNTDFAFLYADIAGKGLLPVEAENMGKTVVTTEMGGGEVTPASVHRTTQSGLHNVLIHLKVLQGEEQSRAELGLAPTRWIQALDADDYMFAPESGLFESFVDVGADVSAGQPLGGLYFLERPDREPTIIEAPSDGIAIAHRGPTLTSQGDILFCLAHDVDPAVLKTFE from the coding sequence ATGACACAAACCCCCATTCGTACGAAGATCGACTTTGAACAGCCCGGTACTCAATGGAGTACGCTCAATATCCCTTTCTCTTACAACATGAGCGGCTGGTCGCAACTGCAGATTCCCATCGCCACCATGGCCAACGGCGAAGGCCCCACCGTGCTCCTCATGGCCGGTAATCATGGAGATGAATACCCCGGCCCCATCGCCATTATGAAACTGATGAAAACCCTGCAGCTGGAACAGATTTCCGGCCGCATCATCTTCATCCCCGCGATCAACATCCCCGCTGCCAAAGCAGCCACGCGACTCTCCCCCCTGGATGGCAAAAACCTCAACCGCTGTTTTCCTGGAAACGCGGAAGGTACCGTCACCGAAATCATGGCCCACTACCTCACTACGGAGATCTTTCCCCGGGTCGATGTCGTCATCGACCTGCACACCGGCGGTCGGGGCGTTTACTTTTATCCCTGTGCCCACCTGCACCTGGTCGATGATCTCAAACAGCGCCGCCGCATGGCTCAGGCCACGCTCGCCTACAACACCGATTTCGCATTCCTCTATGCCGATATCGCCGGCAAAGGGCTGCTGCCTGTTGAAGCCGAAAACATGGGAAAAACCGTCGTCACCACCGAAATGGGCGGCGGCGAAGTGACTCCGGCCAGCGTGCATCGTACGACACAGTCCGGTTTGCACAATGTCCTGATTCACCTCAAGGTCCTGCAGGGGGAGGAACAAAGCCGCGCCGAACTCGGCCTGGCTCCCACCCGCTGGATTCAGGCACTCGACGCCGACGACTATATGTTCGCCCCCGAGTCCGGCCTGTTTGAAAGTTTTGTCGACGTCGGAGCCGACGTCTCTGCGGGACAGCCCCTGGGAGGACTCTACTTCCTCGAACGCCCGGACCGCGAGCCGACGATTATCGAAGCTCCCTCGGATGGCATCGCGATCGCCCACCGTGGCCCAACCTTAACCAGCCAGGGAGACATCCTCTTCTGCCTGGCGCATGATGTCGATCCTGCCGTCCTGAAAACGTTCGAATAA
- a CDS encoding mandelate racemase/muconate lactonizing enzyme family protein produces the protein MKIEQIVCQILRSGSVTNKTASCQDSVLVRIKTDNGLEGIGEADSSPEVVKAIIDAPYSHNVACGLRELLIGENPLETERLWQKMYRHTMYFGRTGVTITAMAAIDMALWDLKGKHFGEPIHRLLGGAHHSEFRAYASILFGKDGQETCDITQRWIENGYTAVKFGWEPMGESEALDIELVAGAREGLGDGTLLIDAGCVWDARTALQRANAFADYNIGWLEEPLFPHDVAGYAWLKDRSPVPIAAGEEECGRESFGPYIEQRALDVYQIDLARNGFTEASYLKQRISDIGARPCNHCYTSPITVAASLHWLATCKDAFIFEDCVEDEPIRNELTYEKVQAENGIIQVPDQPGLGVTLNEEFVAAHIVSESK, from the coding sequence ATGAAAATCGAACAAATCGTCTGCCAGATCCTCCGCTCGGGTTCCGTCACCAATAAAACCGCCAGCTGCCAGGATTCGGTTCTGGTCCGCATCAAAACCGACAACGGCCTGGAAGGGATCGGTGAAGCGGACTCCTCACCCGAAGTGGTCAAAGCCATCATCGACGCCCCTTACAGCCACAACGTGGCCTGCGGATTAAGAGAGCTCCTGATCGGCGAAAACCCGCTGGAAACAGAACGCCTCTGGCAAAAAATGTATCGCCACACCATGTACTTCGGCCGCACCGGCGTCACTATCACCGCGATGGCCGCCATCGACATGGCCCTCTGGGACCTCAAAGGCAAACACTTCGGCGAACCGATCCATCGCCTGCTCGGCGGCGCCCATCACAGTGAATTCCGCGCCTACGCTTCAATTCTGTTCGGCAAAGATGGCCAGGAAACCTGCGACATCACCCAGCGCTGGATCGAAAACGGTTACACCGCCGTCAAGTTCGGCTGGGAACCGATGGGGGAGTCGGAAGCACTCGACATCGAACTGGTAGCGGGAGCCCGCGAAGGTTTGGGAGACGGCACTCTGCTCATCGATGCCGGCTGTGTCTGGGATGCCAGAACCGCTCTGCAGCGGGCCAACGCCTTCGCCGATTACAATATCGGCTGGCTTGAAGAACCGCTCTTCCCTCATGATGTCGCCGGTTATGCCTGGCTCAAAGATCGCTCCCCCGTCCCCATCGCTGCCGGCGAAGAAGAATGCGGACGTGAATCCTTCGGTCCCTACATTGAACAGCGGGCCCTTGATGTCTACCAGATCGACCTCGCCCGTAACGGCTTCACAGAAGCCTCCTATCTGAAACAGCGGATTTCCGACATTGGTGCCCGTCCCTGCAATCACTGTTACACCAGCCCCATCACCGTCGCTGCCTCGCTGCACTGGCTGGCCACCTGCAAAGATGCCTTCATCTTTGAAGACTGCGTCGAAGACGAACCGATCCGCAACGAACTGACCTACGAAAAAGTCCAGGCCGAAAACGGCATTATTCAGGTTCCCGATCAACCGGGGCTCGGCGTCACGCTCAACGAAGAATTTGTTGCCGCACATATTGTTTCAGAATCGAAATAG
- a CDS encoding DUF1501 domain-containing protein, whose amino-acid sequence MHQFSHNPFLTRREMLTRSGMGMGMLALAGLTSQENLQAAKQTASVTRHHPARAKQVVHLFMNGGPSHVDTFDPKPLLKKFHGKPLPNPNLPTERKTAGALGSPFQFHKFGESGIEVSELFQKTAAHIDDMCVIRSMHSDIPNHEPSLLLMNCGDNALPRPSFGSWVNYGLGTLNENLPGFVVLCPNGFPVVGPKNWRSAFLPGSFQGTHLDTKETDVTRLIENINNPQTPERQRRQLDLLQQFNQRHLAQRGHDPLLEARIQSFELAYRMQFAASDVLDLSKEPKHIHEMYGDGLQGRQLLMTRRLLEQGVRFIQVWHSGGQEWDHHSGIEKNLKRLCGQWDKPIAAFLQDLKQRGMLDSTLVLWGGEFGRTPVAELPAMNGRDHNHYGFSMWMAGGGVRGGYVHGATDETGFAAAENKVHVHDLHATMLHLLGIDHERLTYRYAGRDFRLTDVHGRVVKEIIS is encoded by the coding sequence ATGCATCAGTTCAGCCACAACCCGTTTCTGACACGACGCGAAATGCTGACCCGCTCCGGCATGGGGATGGGCATGCTCGCTCTGGCAGGTCTGACCTCACAGGAAAACCTGCAGGCAGCAAAACAGACCGCCTCCGTCACGCGTCACCATCCCGCCCGGGCCAAACAGGTCGTGCATCTGTTTATGAACGGCGGCCCCTCACACGTCGATACCTTCGACCCCAAACCGCTGCTGAAGAAATTTCACGGCAAGCCACTGCCCAACCCCAATCTACCCACGGAACGCAAAACCGCCGGCGCACTGGGTTCTCCCTTCCAGTTTCATAAATTTGGTGAATCCGGCATCGAAGTCAGTGAACTGTTCCAGAAAACAGCTGCCCACATCGACGACATGTGCGTCATCCGTTCCATGCACTCTGATATTCCCAATCATGAGCCTTCACTGTTACTCATGAACTGTGGCGACAACGCCCTGCCCCGTCCCAGTTTTGGCTCCTGGGTCAATTACGGTCTGGGAACACTCAATGAAAACCTGCCCGGCTTCGTCGTGCTTTGCCCCAACGGCTTTCCCGTCGTCGGCCCCAAAAACTGGCGATCCGCTTTTCTGCCGGGCTCATTCCAGGGAACTCATCTGGACACCAAAGAGACCGACGTCACCCGCCTCATTGAAAACATCAATAACCCACAGACACCGGAACGCCAGCGACGTCAGCTCGATCTGCTGCAGCAGTTCAATCAGAGACACCTCGCACAACGCGGACATGATCCCCTGCTCGAAGCCCGCATCCAATCCTTCGAACTCGCTTATCGCATGCAGTTCGCTGCTTCGGATGTGCTTGACCTCTCCAAAGAACCGAAACACATTCACGAAATGTACGGCGACGGTCTTCAGGGCCGTCAGTTGCTGATGACACGCCGCCTGCTCGAACAGGGAGTCCGTTTTATCCAGGTCTGGCACAGTGGCGGACAGGAATGGGATCATCACAGTGGAATCGAAAAGAATCTGAAACGCCTCTGCGGACAGTGGGATAAGCCCATCGCCGCATTCCTGCAGGATCTCAAGCAGCGGGGCATGCTCGATTCTACACTTGTCCTCTGGGGAGGCGAATTCGGCCGTACCCCGGTCGCGGAACTCCCCGCGATGAATGGACGCGATCACAATCACTACGGCTTCAGCATGTGGATGGCCGGCGGTGGCGTGCGAGGAGGCTACGTGCATGGTGCTACCGATGAAACCGGCTTCGCGGCCGCTGAAAACAAGGTTCACGTGCACGACCTGCACGCTACCATGCTGCACCTGCTCGGCATCGATCATGAACGGCTCACTTACCGCTATGCGGGACGCGACTTCCGTCTTACCGACGTTCACGGCCGTGTGGTCAAAGAGATTATCTCATAA